The Sandaracinaceae bacterium genome has a segment encoding these proteins:
- a CDS encoding desulfoferrodoxin family protein codes for MHGMSRRRALGLAFGSGAALLAFPGAALAQLARGPRPDWEPDGPLDGREPADDDAMTPEERRHVPVLTMPLRVHPDRPFDLVVQAGLDPHGMTEAHHIDWMEVALDDTRLAVADLGPSVAYPIIRVPIVLRRPGLLTARIHCTLHGTWRTRRAIQL; via the coding sequence ATGCATGGGATGAGTCGACGACGCGCGCTGGGTCTGGCCTTCGGCTCGGGCGCGGCGCTGCTCGCCTTCCCGGGGGCGGCCCTGGCGCAGCTCGCGCGGGGTCCGCGCCCGGACTGGGAGCCCGACGGGCCCCTCGACGGACGTGAGCCCGCGGACGACGACGCGATGACGCCCGAGGAGCGGCGACACGTGCCGGTCCTCACGATGCCCCTGCGCGTTCACCCCGATCGCCCCTTCGACCTCGTGGTCCAGGCCGGCCTCGATCCCCACGGCATGACCGAGGCGCACCACATCGACTGGATGGAGGTCGCGCTCGACGACACCCGCCTCGCCGTCGCCGACCTCGGCCCGTCGGTGGCCTACCCGATCATCCGCGTCCCCATCGTCCTGCGCCGCCCCGGCCTGCTCACGGCCCGCATCCACTGCACGCTCCACGGCACCTGGCGGACCCGGCGCGCGATCCAGCTCTGA